The following coding sequences are from one Panicum hallii strain FIL2 chromosome 5, PHallii_v3.1, whole genome shotgun sequence window:
- the LOC112893914 gene encoding asparagine--tRNA ligase, cytoplasmic 1-like encodes MAADAVAAAMAASSLCDDLEPATVRTCIRDVLAAGAARAGERVVVGGWVRTGREQGKGTFAFLELSDGSCVSTLQVIVDAAVHPLARLTATGTSVLVEGEIKEPPEGTKQNVELKVSRVLEVGEVDAAAYPLPKGKVKLTLEKLRDVVHLRSRTNTIGAVARIRHQLAYATHRFFEENRFLYVHTPIITTSDCEGAGEMFQVTTLFSQAEKTEKELKENPAPSESEIEAAKVIVKEKGDAVAQLKAAKASKQDISAAVDVLNRAKEHVSKLEERSKLKPGIPCRDDGSIAFENDFFKRQAFLTVSGQLQVETYACALSSVYTFGPTFRAENSHTSRHLAEFWMVEPEIAFANLQDDMNCAEKYVQYLCKWLLDHCREDMEFMVKNYDKSAIERLELVSSTPFVRISYTKAVELLKNVTGKKFDNKVEWGIDLASEHERYLTEDIFKKPVIVYNYPKGIKAFYMRLNDDDKTVAAMDVLVPKVGELVGGSQREERLDVLKQRILDAGLPLEPYEWYLDLRRFGSVKHSGFGLGFERMILFATGMENIRDVIPFPRYPGRADL; translated from the exons ATGGCCGCCGACGCCGTTGCGGCGGCGATGGCTGCGTCCTCCCTCTGCGACGACCTGGAGCCCGCAACCGTCCGCACCTGCATCCGCGACGTCCTggccgcgggcgccgcgcgGGCGGGGGAGCGCGTCGTGGTCGGGGGCTGGGTCCGGACGGGCCGGGAGCAGGGTAAGGGCACCTTTGCGTTCCTCGAGCTCAGTGACGGCTCCTGCGTTTCCACGCTCCAGGTCATTGTCGACGCCGCCGTGCACCCGCTCGCGCGCCTCACCGCCACGGGCACCTCCGTGCTCGTCGAGGGCGAGATCAAGGAGCCGCCCGAGGGGACCAAACAGAACGTCGAGCTCAAGGTCAGCCGCGTGCTCGAGGTCGGCGAGGTCGACGCCGCTGCCTACCCGCTGCCCAAGGGCAAGGTCAAGCTCACGCTCGAGAAGCTCAGGGATGTCGTTCACCTCCGTTCGCGCACTAACACG ATTGGAGCTGTTGCTAGGATTAGGCACCAGTTAGCCTATGCAACACACAGGTTCTTCGAGGAGAATCGGTTTCTCTATGTACATACACCAATAATAACTACAAGTGATTGTGAGGGTGCTGGTGAGATGTTCCAAGTAACAACTTTGTTTAGCCAGGCTGAAAAAACTGAAAAGGAATTGAAAGAGAACCCTGCACCTTCTGAATCTGAAATCGAGGCAGCGAAAGTTATTGTCAAGGAGAAAGGAGATGCAGTTGCGCAGCTTAAAGCTGCAAAAGCCAGCAAACAAGACATATCAGCTGCTGTTGATGTGCTTAATAGAGCAAAGGAACATGTTTCAAAGCTGGAGGAGAGGTCCAAGTTAAAGCCTGGGATTCCATGCAGGGATGATGGGTCAATAGCTTTTGAAAATGACTTCTTCAAGCGTCAAGCTTTTCTGACTGTGTCTGGACAGCTTCAGGTTGAGACATATGCATGTGCTCTTAGTAGCGTGTATACCTTTGGACCAACATTCCGGGCAGAAAACTCACATACATCACGCCATTTGGCAGAGTTTTGGATGGTTGAACCCGAAATCGCATTTGCAAACTTGCAG GATGATATGAACTGTGCGGAAAAATATGTGCAATACCTTTGCAAGTGGCTGCTTGACCATTGCCGGGAAGATATGGAATTCATGGTGAAAAATTATGATAAGAGTGCAATTGAACGTCTGGAGCTTGTTTCCTCGACTCCTTTTGTTCGGATTTCATATACAAAGGCTGTGGAGCTCTTGAAAAATGTTACTGGCAAGAAGTTTGATAACAAAGTTGAATGGGGCATTGATTTAGCCTCTGAGCACGAAAG GTATTTGACGGAGGATATATTTAAGAAGCCAGTGATTGTTTATAACTATCCAAAAGGAATAAAGGCATTTTATATGAGGCTCAATGATGATGACAAGACAGTGGCTGCAATGGATGTTCTTGTGCCTAAG GTTGGCGAGTTGGTTGGTGGAAGTCAAAGAGAGGaacgtttagatgttctcaaaCAGAG GATACTTGACGCTGGCTTGCCTTTGGAACCCTATGAATGGTACTTAGACCTCCGCCGCTTTGGGTCGGTAAAGCACAGCGGCTTTGGGTTGGGTTTTGAAAGGATGATTCTTTTTGCCACTGGTATGGAGAACATCAGAGATGTTATACCTTTCCCGAGGTACCCAGGGAGGGCTGACCTGTGA